From Halorubrum salinarum, the proteins below share one genomic window:
- a CDS encoding ABC transporter permease, with translation MSLAAVARKDFRETVRSRGMIALVVLFSLLVAAFAYAVRPTGESEQFATELLLSAFVGRFLVTTLIPLVGVVVGYNAVSGERESGSLKLLLSLPHSRADVVLGKVAGRGAAIALAVFVGFLLPALVLIAAPVVFNAGAFLGYTVFAAALGVVFVAISVGCSAAFPTQRRALIGGVGIYILFVLLWGPLTGQLVGAVGPALDALPVSATQVDVFLRASNPTTAVEALANAFLAEQLFSGETANQQLSAAAMLVFWTLAPPLAGLLKFDAADL, from the coding sequence ATGAGCCTCGCCGCCGTCGCCCGGAAGGACTTCCGCGAGACCGTTCGGTCCCGCGGCATGATCGCGCTAGTGGTGCTGTTCTCGCTGCTCGTCGCGGCGTTCGCGTACGCGGTGCGGCCCACCGGCGAGAGCGAGCAGTTCGCCACGGAGCTACTGCTGAGCGCCTTCGTCGGTCGCTTCCTCGTCACGACGCTGATCCCGCTCGTCGGCGTCGTCGTCGGCTACAACGCCGTGAGCGGCGAGCGCGAGTCCGGCTCGCTGAAGCTGCTCCTGTCGCTGCCGCACTCGCGGGCCGACGTGGTCTTGGGCAAGGTCGCCGGGCGCGGCGCGGCGATCGCGCTCGCGGTGTTCGTCGGGTTCCTGCTGCCCGCGCTGGTGTTGATCGCGGCGCCGGTCGTGTTCAACGCCGGCGCGTTCCTCGGTTACACCGTGTTCGCGGCCGCGCTCGGCGTCGTGTTCGTCGCCATCTCCGTCGGCTGCTCGGCCGCGTTCCCGACCCAGCGTCGGGCACTCATCGGCGGCGTCGGAATTTACATCCTGTTCGTCCTGCTGTGGGGCCCGCTCACCGGCCAGCTCGTCGGCGCCGTCGGGCCCGCCCTCGACGCCCTGCCCGTGTCCGCGACGCAGGTCGACGTGTTCCTCCGGGCCTCGAACCCGACGACCGCCGTCGAGGCGCTCGCGAACGCTTTCCTCGCGGAGCAGCTGTTCAGCGGCGAGACCGCGAACCAGCAGCTGTCGGCGGCCGCGATGTTGGTGTTCTGGACGCTCGCGCCGCCGCTCGCCGGCCTTCTGAAGTTCGACGCGGCCGACCTGTAA
- a CDS encoding DUF192 domain-containing protein yields the protein MNRRLVGVAAALALIALAAVGAAAANPALLITGYDTATVEAVDGETGETLATVEVRVADGFVKRYVGLSATDDLPAGEGMLFVHGEAAERAYVMRDMAFALDIVFADADGTVTTVHEAAPESPPLTRYEGTGRYVLEVPRGWSERHGVGPGDRLVIDRE from the coding sequence GTGAACCGCCGCCTCGTCGGGGTCGCGGCCGCGCTCGCGCTGATCGCCCTCGCCGCCGTCGGCGCCGCCGCCGCGAACCCGGCCCTCCTGATCACCGGGTACGACACCGCCACGGTCGAGGCCGTCGACGGCGAGACGGGCGAGACGCTCGCGACCGTCGAGGTCCGCGTCGCCGACGGCTTCGTGAAACGCTACGTCGGGCTCTCCGCGACCGACGATCTCCCCGCCGGCGAGGGGATGCTGTTCGTCCACGGCGAGGCGGCCGAGCGCGCCTACGTGATGCGCGACATGGCGTTCGCGCTCGACATCGTCTTCGCCGACGCCGACGGGACCGTCACGACGGTCCACGAGGCGGCCCCGGAGTCGCCGCCGCTCACCCGCTACGAGGGGACGGGGCGGTACGTCCTCGAAGTGCCGCGCGGGTGGAGCGAGCGCCACGGCGTCGGCCCCGGCGACCGACTCGTGATCGACCGGGAGTGA
- a CDS encoding SHOCT domain-containing protein, which translates to MTGLPGRIAWNLRHRWRRVFALCVVGAGVAAPLLTGVWWWLPLVWFFGLVIVLPVFHVLTKPVPEDDADDRADATGDPALDALRERYARGDIDEQEFERKLDRLLETEDAETVTDPSGDVADRVRESVRREVDRIRE; encoded by the coding sequence ATGACCGGACTCCCCGGCCGGATCGCGTGGAACCTCCGCCACCGCTGGCGGCGGGTGTTCGCCCTCTGCGTCGTCGGCGCCGGCGTCGCCGCCCCGCTCCTCACCGGCGTCTGGTGGTGGCTCCCGCTCGTGTGGTTCTTCGGGCTCGTCATCGTCCTGCCCGTCTTCCACGTCCTCACGAAGCCGGTCCCCGAGGACGACGCCGACGACCGCGCGGACGCCACCGGCGACCCCGCGCTCGACGCCCTCCGCGAGCGCTACGCGCGCGGCGACATCGACGAACAGGAGTTCGAGCGCAAGCTGGACCGCCTCTTGGAGACCGAAGACGCCGAGACCGTCACCGATCCGAGCGGCGATGTCGCCGACCGAGTGCGAGAGAGCGTCCGGCGAGAAGTGGACCGAATCCGGGAGTGA
- a CDS encoding ABC transporter ATP-binding protein: MGTLELDGVSKVFPDGDGEVVAVDDVDIEMRDGEFLVVVGPSGCGKSTTLRMVAGLETVTDGEIRLAGSVINDVKPQHRDIAMVFQSYALYPHMTVQENMAFGLEESTDLSDDEIETRVTDAAGTMGIGELLDRKPSDLSGGQQQRVALGRAIVRDPEVFLMDEPLSNLDAKLRSEMRTELQRLQAELDVTTMYVTHDQTEAMTMGDRIAILNAGELQQVATPLECYHEPANRFVAGFIGEPSMNFFEVERDADTLLGDAFDYPLSESTLGDIGDITDLTLGVRPEDISLADDPAGEHTFSTVVEVVEPMGDENTVYLRFEDAPEGETFIATVGGLQQISVGDEVHVEIPEETIHLFDGTTGDAVHNREIDE, translated from the coding sequence ATGGGGACGCTCGAACTCGACGGCGTGAGCAAGGTGTTCCCCGACGGGGACGGCGAGGTCGTCGCCGTCGACGACGTCGACATCGAGATGCGCGACGGCGAGTTCCTCGTCGTGGTCGGCCCCTCCGGCTGCGGTAAGTCGACCACCCTCCGGATGGTCGCGGGACTGGAGACGGTCACCGACGGCGAGATCCGACTCGCCGGGAGCGTCATCAACGACGTGAAACCCCAGCACCGCGACATCGCGATGGTGTTCCAGTCGTACGCGCTGTACCCGCACATGACGGTGCAGGAGAACATGGCGTTCGGACTGGAGGAGTCGACGGACCTCTCCGACGACGAGATCGAGACGCGCGTCACCGACGCCGCGGGGACGATGGGGATCGGCGAGCTACTGGACCGGAAACCGTCCGACCTCTCCGGCGGCCAGCAGCAGCGGGTCGCGCTCGGGCGGGCGATCGTCCGCGACCCCGAGGTGTTCCTCATGGACGAGCCGCTCAGCAACCTCGACGCCAAGCTCCGCTCGGAGATGCGGACGGAGCTCCAGCGGCTCCAGGCCGAGCTGGACGTGACGACGATGTACGTCACGCACGACCAGACCGAGGCGATGACCATGGGCGACCGGATCGCGATCCTCAACGCCGGCGAACTCCAGCAGGTCGCGACGCCGCTGGAGTGTTACCACGAGCCGGCCAACCGGTTCGTCGCCGGGTTCATCGGGGAGCCGTCGATGAACTTCTTCGAGGTCGAGCGCGACGCCGACACCCTCCTCGGCGACGCCTTCGACTACCCGCTCTCCGAGTCCACCCTCGGCGACATCGGCGACATCACCGACCTCACGCTCGGGGTCCGGCCCGAGGACATCTCGCTGGCGGACGACCCGGCCGGCGAGCACACCTTCTCGACGGTGGTCGAGGTCGTCGAGCCGATGGGCGACGAGAACACCGTCTACCTGCGGTTCGAAGACGCGCCGGAGGGCGAGACGTTCATCGCCACCGTCGGCGGCCTCCAGCAGATCTCGGTCGGCGACGAGGTCCACGTGGAGATCCCCGAGGAAACGATCCACCTCTTCGACGGGACCACCGGCGACGCGGTCCACAACCGCGAGATCGACGAGTAG
- a CDS encoding carbohydrate ABC transporter permease, giving the protein MNDDARTDGGTASATDSGASAGALAEVDGYRVLLYLGLLGILAFFMIPIESGLVTSFKTSTGVTGSLPFAPPTGSTFTLEKWRTAFDALGRGLINSALYAIPATVISALLGSFAAYGLTQSDWKQRYKAPVLALFVAGIFIPYQAVLVPLSQFWSMIPLQDALGFLWALGINNDYTGIFELIVTHVAYGLPICTVLFRSYYKNMSEEMIEAARLDGASIRRIYRRIVLPLSGPMFAVVLIYQFTQIWNDLLFTLVLVQTESSAAAPIVLILAGLGTSLEGQDFALRMAGAFIAALPTLAVYIAFGEEFAEGVAT; this is encoded by the coding sequence ATGAACGACGACGCACGAACGGACGGCGGCACGGCATCGGCGACGGACTCCGGCGCGTCCGCGGGGGCGCTCGCGGAGGTCGACGGGTACCGGGTCCTCCTGTACCTCGGGCTCCTCGGGATCCTGGCGTTCTTCATGATCCCGATCGAGTCCGGGCTCGTCACCTCGTTTAAGACGTCGACCGGCGTCACCGGGTCGCTCCCGTTCGCGCCGCCGACGGGGAGCACGTTCACGCTGGAGAAGTGGCGCACGGCGTTCGACGCGCTCGGACGCGGCCTCATAAACAGCGCGCTGTACGCGATCCCGGCGACCGTCATCTCGGCGCTGCTCGGGAGCTTCGCGGCGTACGGCCTCACGCAGTCCGACTGGAAACAGCGGTACAAGGCGCCGGTCCTCGCGCTGTTCGTCGCGGGGATCTTCATCCCGTACCAGGCGGTGCTGGTGCCGCTCTCGCAGTTCTGGTCGATGATCCCGCTCCAGGACGCCCTCGGCTTCCTGTGGGCGCTCGGGATCAACAACGACTACACCGGGATCTTCGAACTGATCGTCACGCACGTGGCCTACGGGCTCCCGATCTGTACGGTCCTGTTCAGGTCGTACTACAAGAACATGAGCGAGGAGATGATCGAGGCCGCGCGGCTGGACGGCGCGTCCATCCGCCGGATCTACCGCCGCATCGTGCTCCCGCTCTCTGGACCGATGTTCGCAGTGGTCCTGATCTACCAGTTCACGCAGATCTGGAACGACCTCCTGTTCACCCTCGTGTTGGTCCAGACCGAATCCAGCGCGGCGGCGCCGATCGTGTTGATCCTCGCCGGGCTGGGCACGTCGCTCGAAGGACAAGACTTCGCGCTCCGCATGGCGGGCGCGTTCATCGCCGCCCTCCCGACGCTCGCGGTCTACATCGCGTTCGGCGAGGAGTTCGCCGAGGGGGTGGCGACATGA
- a CDS encoding carbohydrate ABC transporter permease — MTRNTDTGDDSGDAVTDGGVAEERGGSGFSPIDALNERFGSDFVESSQFWLPPFLLVGLFVYGAIIWNLLISLTDFSGFGTPDYGDLDLEMYSRALADSGFVDAAINTFVLLVGFTLVTLAIGLGLAILIDRNIRFENTFRTIYLLPMSLSFVVTAQFWAWMFNFNNGVINIVITSLGFGRVNWIGNPDIVLWAVMFALMWQFAGYAMVVFLAGLRAIPNEHYEAAKVDGASTARMYWRVIIPQLKGSTISASVVLMVFALKAFDFLYSLVGGYRPPNGSDILATKMVREAYANLNWAYASAIAITLFVMTLGIVGPYLYYQYNRGNL; from the coding sequence ATGACACGGAACACAGACACCGGCGACGACAGTGGCGACGCGGTCACGGACGGCGGCGTCGCCGAGGAGCGCGGCGGGTCCGGGTTCAGTCCGATCGACGCGCTGAACGAGCGCTTCGGCAGCGACTTCGTCGAGTCCTCGCAGTTCTGGCTGCCGCCGTTCCTGCTGGTCGGCCTCTTCGTCTACGGGGCGATCATCTGGAACCTCCTGATCTCGCTGACCGACTTCAGCGGCTTCGGAACCCCGGACTACGGCGACTTGGACCTCGAGATGTACAGCCGCGCGCTGGCCGACAGCGGGTTCGTCGACGCCGCGATCAACACCTTCGTTCTGCTCGTCGGGTTCACCCTGGTGACGCTCGCGATCGGGCTCGGCCTGGCGATCCTGATAGACCGGAACATTCGGTTCGAGAACACGTTCCGGACGATCTACCTGCTGCCGATGAGCCTCTCGTTCGTGGTCACCGCCCAGTTCTGGGCGTGGATGTTCAACTTCAACAACGGGGTCATCAACATCGTCATCACGTCGCTCGGCTTCGGCCGAGTCAACTGGATCGGCAACCCCGACATCGTCCTCTGGGCGGTGATGTTCGCGCTGATGTGGCAGTTCGCGGGGTACGCGATGGTCGTGTTCCTCGCGGGCCTGCGGGCCATCCCGAACGAGCACTACGAGGCGGCGAAGGTGGACGGCGCCTCGACGGCGCGGATGTACTGGCGCGTGATCATCCCGCAGCTGAAGGGGTCGACCATCAGCGCCTCGGTCGTCCTGATGGTGTTCGCGCTGAAGGCGTTCGACTTCCTCTACTCGCTCGTCGGCGGCTACCGACCGCCCAACGGGTCCGACATCCTCGCGACGAAGATGGTCCGCGAGGCGTACGCGAACCTGAACTGGGCGTACGCGTCGGCGATCGCCATCACCCTGTTCGTGATGACGCTCGGGATCGTCGGCCCGTACCTCTACTACCAGTACAACCGGGGGAACCTATGA